The sequence TAACCTCCCTCTGGGCACAGATATATGCTGTCTCAATTCGGCCCAGCTCCTTCCAGAAGCTCTCTTGGTCCTCCAGCAGCTCATCTTCATCAATCCCAAGACTTTTTGGCATTGATGTTTTCTTGGTCTCCCTTCTCTCTGTGACTTCCTGGCTGCCATCTCTCTCCTCACTCTCCATGTTCAACATGTCTTTCTTGTTCCCTCCCTCCACTAGAAGCTCTGCCTTTGAGCCTTGGACCAATTTTCCCCGGCTTGCTGGTGCCCCCTCCCACAGTGTTTTTGTGCATTCTTGATAAGgagctccttttctttcttctggtaTTTCACAGTATGAGTCCATTTGTGTCTCagcctccagcccttccctcagACTGCTCTCTCCCTGTGCACTTGCTTCCCAAACATCTGGAGCCTGAATGTTCTCTGGTAGGACCTGCTGGATGAAGCTCTCAAATACATCAGTGGCCTGTTGTTCTTGTTCCAGGTAAGGAGCAAGATCTATCTGGCACAGCAGTGTTGGCAGCTGGCCCATCTCCGTGTTCCCAGGACACTCCGACACCTGCTTTGCAGCCTTGCTGACCTGGCTCAAGACAGTTCTGGTTTTGAAGATCTTTGCTTTTAAGTCCATATGAGCCACCCTTAACTCCTGCTTCACCAatttctcctgctcctccaaatacttctgctccttctgcagctTGTTCGTCCAAGCCAACAGCTTCCTGTACCTCCAGAGCTGGCGGTCACGATAGTGCCTCAGCTCCTcaagctcctgctgcagggcctCTTGAGAGGGCCCCTCATCCACTATCGAGCTGGGGAGCTGTGGGACCTGGCAGCACATCTGCAGGGCCTCGTCCAAGGCATCACCCTCCAAGATGGGtttgcctgcagccagcagggccTCATAGGCCTCCACttcagcagggctcagcacGTTCTCCTCGCCCACCGTGCTGCAGAAGCACTCGAGGAACTGCTGTGTCTCAGGGCAGTCAAAGAGCCACTCAAAATCCCTCTCACAGAGGGTGTCTGCGTGGGGGTAGATCAGTCTCAGCTTTGCCATAAAGTCTGCTGCTCTGTTGACAGTGTCCATTGGGAAGGCCTCAGAATACCTCCAGCTGTACATGGCAAGGATGGTCAGCACTAGAAGGGAAAAAGCAGGAATCATCCTCAGACATCCTGATACCTCATTGCTGTGGTGGGGTACAAGACAAATGAGAGCCCATAGAGCAAGGGAGAAAGCCTGCCTGTGTCCAGTTTCCATACAGCCTTCTCTCTAGGGCCATACAGATTTATCTCCTTTGCCAAGACGTATTCAGCCCATAGGAACACACCTATTAGAGTAGCAGAGCAAGCTTTTTCAGCCTATGTTTAGTTTGCTCCATGCCCTTTCTGATAACCAGCTTTCCCTTCAAATCCCTCTGTCCTTCTTGCCTGTGTATTGCATCCTTGAAGTGTCCTGCCTCTGGTCCCAGTTTCCTCTGGCCCAGCTGAGGGAGCGATGATCACCCCATCTCCCAGAGAATCAGGTTAACCCACTGTTTTCCATTTGGGTTTTGCAGGTACGAGCCCTGCAGCGGCCTCCCCCTGGCGTGAAGATTGTGATTGAAGCTGTCTGCATTATGCatggaaaaaagcccaaaaaggTGGCAGGAGAAAAGATAGGCACCAAGGTGGATGATTActgggagccaggcagggcCCTTCTCCAGGACCCAGTGCAGTTCCTGAACAGCCTGTATGATTATGATAAGGTAAGTAGTGACAGAAGGAAGCTGTGACTGTGATCAGGTATTGCCTCACAGACATCCTTCTCGCAGCAGTAATAAGTCGAGCTCCTTGTGGCAGCACCCTTCAGCACCACCAAGGACAAGGGTGTATTTGGCCTGGAAGCCCTCATGTGAGTTGGGTGCACTTCATTGCAATGGGACCCAGACACACAAGTCTTCACATTCTGTCCCCCTGCTCTTTTGTGGGGAGGAAATAGAAGTGGTATGAGAAGGGATTTACCCAGTTCCACAGTTGTGGCTCCCAGACCTCAACATGCAGTCATTTGATTCTTTTTGCTCCAGTGTGATGCCTTGATCATCCTGTTAGgtcccagggtgctgctgcctctggaggAAACTCTTAGAAAATCAATAATGAGCATGCTAGAGATCTGGCTGAGGAGAATGCCTTTCTCTCCCTCTATTCTTTGCAGGACAATATTCCAGACAGTGTGATCAAGGCCATCCAGCCCTACATTGACAATGACGAGTTTCAGCCAGCTGCCATCGCCAAGGTCTCCAAAGCCTGTACCTCCATCTGCCAGTGGGTGCGTGCCATGCACAAGTACCACTTTGTGGCCAAGGTCGTGGAGCCCAAGCGGGTAAGGAACTGTGTGACCCAGTTGCTTTTAGTGTTTGGGAACACAGTACTGGCAGCTCCCTTGTGCAGGAGATGCTAGGAATCCCTGCATTCTGCAGGTCAGGACATAATGCCTTTGTCATCCAGGGACAAAGATTGACTGAGATATTAGTAGCTAGCACTTACCAGCAAGCGCTTTTATGGAAAACCAACTCTTGCTTCAAGATCTCTGGCTTTTGGGGGAAGAGCCTGTCCACATACCCAACACTTTCCTTGTGCATCTCCCCAGCAAGCCTTGCGGGAGGCAGAGGAGGACCTGCGTGCCACCCAACTGATCCTTGATGAAGCTAAGCAACGCCTGAAGGAGGTTGAAGATGGCATTGCCATGCTGCAAGCCAAGTACGAGGCCTGCAAAGCCAATaaggaggagctggagaggaaGTGTGAGCAGTGTTTGGAGAGATTGGCGCGTGCCGATGTGGTAAGGGACAGAGCTAGGTTCTGCCTGCTTATGAGAGGCAGCTCAGTTTCAGATCAAGCAGCACAGTGGTGAAAATATCCATGTGCCTGCAGCTCATGACAATCCTAGGCTGAAACTACCTGGCCTAATCTCAGCAGCTCAACAAGACTGGCAAGCTAAGCGAGCCAGGTACTGATGTAAAAAGCTGCTGTCCTCCTGTGCACAGTTTCCTCAGTTT comes from Lonchura striata isolate bLonStr1 chromosome 12, bLonStr1.mat, whole genome shotgun sequence and encodes:
- the LOC144247005 gene encoding HAUS augmin-like complex subunit 3, producing the protein MIPAFSLLVLTILAMYSWRYSEAFPMDTVNRAADFMAKLRLIYPHADTLCERDFEWLFDCPETQQFLECFCSTVGEENVLSPAEVEAYEALLAAGKPILEGDALDEALQMCCQVPQLPSSIVDEGPSQEALQQELEELRHYRDRQLWRYRKLLAWTNKLQKEQKYLEEQEKLVKQELRVAHMDLKAKIFKTRTVLSQVSKAAKQVSECPGNTEMGQLPTLLCQIDLAPYLEQEQQATDVFESFIQQVLPENIQAPDVWEASAQGESSLREGLEAETQMDSYCEIPEERKGAPYQECTKTLWEGAPASRGKLVQGSKAELLVEGGNKKDMLNMESEERDGSQEVTERRETKKTSMPKSLGIDEDELLEDQESFWKELGRIETAYICAQREVIVTAAKVEGAQAALEWAQRTLEASEDNQQAVEAKLQSQAAVLQRQLHALRLDIAQTLEQQLPPLLKAEARHFCLPILHKHFSLQVARLQNTARRQEEAAAWLLSQRSRLDLLELQLERERKELEQKAAWLEKIKTVTRESQTRLQKQQIYSRDARPSQKGHPHKWIDPKDLTALRLWNMLMGKDQKKQQPFRSYATLAAKCSQLVHDKRALEAQLKAPMPQVSALESSMEVLYHQLYNNSNQLQVSLPEISELMQQLITMEDDLYQKLTDLLSDLEVKRRFLENPILQTERNLYVLFYCNEERLREVVEELEKQTSASSTGPPREEAVDADISLLQGTPKV